The following proteins come from a genomic window of Desmospora profundinema:
- a CDS encoding YneB family resolvase-like protein, with translation MKGAIYTRVSTRRLEQEASLDRQEADLKEWANQLGIDVAIAVGDQKSGFDMDRPGLFQLIHAVQQDGIEAVLIQDDTRLGRGEAKLAVVHQLQKNGCRIFSRQEDGEMELDAGESTVLAIMAKVEELQRKWMSQKISWGMQRAMRERGYNPAANLKNQGKGGRERKQVPIEQIVALKEKKLTFEEIAATLQGFGYDVSRATVHRRYREWKQKTDT, from the coding sequence GTGAAAGGAGCCATATACACTCGCGTCAGCACTCGTCGTTTGGAGCAGGAAGCGAGCCTTGACAGACAAGAGGCTGACTTAAAGGAATGGGCCAATCAACTGGGGATTGATGTGGCAATCGCGGTCGGGGATCAAAAAAGCGGCTTTGATATGGATCGTCCGGGTTTGTTTCAATTGATCCATGCCGTTCAGCAGGATGGAATCGAAGCGGTTTTGATTCAGGATGATACGCGTTTGGGTAGGGGGGAAGCAAAACTGGCGGTGGTCCATCAACTGCAAAAAAACGGCTGTCGAATTTTCTCTCGGCAAGAGGACGGGGAGATGGAACTGGATGCTGGGGAATCCACCGTGTTGGCGATTATGGCCAAAGTGGAAGAATTACAGCGTAAGTGGATGAGCCAAAAAATATCTTGGGGAATGCAGCGGGCCATGCGGGAACGGGGCTATAACCCTGCCGCCAACCTCAAAAATCAGGGGAAGGGAGGACGTGAACGAAAACAAGTGCCGATCGAGCAAATCGTGGCCCTTAAGGAGAAGAAGCTGACCTTTGAAGAGATTGCGGCAACACTGCAGGGATTCGGCTATGATGTATCCAGGGCAACCGTGCACCGCCGCTATCGGGAATGGAAACAAAAGACCGATACATAA
- a CDS encoding DUF4350 domain-containing protein, whose amino-acid sequence MKPARIVLILVVIAVLAAGAMVAGSLLPSEEPRFSSFSPQGEGTKALYLLLEERDVPVSRWEDSWDRLPESKGHVLFLLEPDRWLVPAEEKEWLLKWVESGNTLVLLAHPLDSLANQLGFSGAEGGNIPRVSMELQDEPWLSDIKELYFPRNRRLMEDTELDEVWEDRNGIDRIGRLAAGEGNIYYIPEPMIWTNTYLQRGDNLALALYFASLTEGEGKVWFDESLRYQGWNHAFLVDESEAGPGYADLIPAGAGWFLLQAGLLFLLWMVLQGKRFASPRWETVREVRRGEEYVHAMGSLYQWANLNQEALGIGQRALFREAADMLGMSRRSDADDIIERVEALVDPTLARRYRDLHQAIAKTEKKRISNKELVKWSREIQDLREEMNQWKTQPLSRQRSLSDPNE is encoded by the coding sequence TTGAAGCCGGCTAGGATTGTCCTTATCCTTGTCGTGATTGCAGTGTTGGCAGCGGGCGCCATGGTTGCAGGATCCCTGCTTCCGTCGGAAGAGCCGCGCTTCTCCAGTTTCAGCCCGCAAGGGGAAGGCACCAAGGCACTTTACCTGCTGCTGGAGGAGCGGGATGTTCCGGTGTCGCGTTGGGAAGATTCGTGGGATCGCTTACCGGAATCAAAGGGGCATGTTTTGTTCCTGCTGGAGCCGGATCGCTGGCTGGTCCCGGCGGAAGAGAAAGAGTGGTTGCTGAAATGGGTGGAATCCGGCAATACCCTGGTGTTGTTGGCCCACCCGCTGGATTCATTGGCCAATCAGTTGGGATTTTCCGGAGCGGAAGGCGGCAATATCCCCCGGGTATCGATGGAATTACAGGATGAACCGTGGCTTTCGGATATAAAAGAGCTGTATTTTCCCCGAAATCGCCGTTTGATGGAAGACACAGAGCTGGACGAGGTGTGGGAAGACCGGAACGGCATCGACCGGATTGGACGGTTGGCTGCCGGTGAAGGGAATATCTATTATATCCCCGAACCCATGATATGGACCAATACCTATCTGCAGCGGGGAGACAACTTGGCTTTAGCTCTGTATTTTGCTTCCCTGACGGAAGGAGAAGGGAAGGTATGGTTTGATGAAAGTTTACGGTACCAGGGATGGAATCACGCATTCCTGGTGGACGAGTCGGAGGCGGGTCCCGGCTATGCCGACCTGATTCCTGCCGGAGCGGGATGGTTCCTGTTGCAGGCGGGACTGTTGTTTCTATTGTGGATGGTTTTACAGGGGAAGCGCTTTGCCTCTCCCCGTTGGGAGACGGTGCGGGAAGTGCGCCGGGGGGAAGAGTATGTCCATGCCATGGGATCGCTGTATCAATGGGCGAACCTGAACCAAGAGGCGTTGGGCATCGGGCAGCGGGCCCTCTTCCGAGAGGCGGCTGACATGTTAGGGATGTCCAGGCGCTCCGATGCCGACGACATTATCGAAAGAGTGGAGGCTTTGGTCGATCCGACATTGGCTCGACGCTACCGTGATCTCCACCAAGCCATTGCAAAAACAGAAAAGAAGCGGATCTCCAACAAGGAGCTGGTAAAGTGGAGTCGCGAGATCCAAGATCTGCGGGAGGAGATGAACCAATGGAAAACCCAACCCTTGAGCCGGCAACGATCGCTATCCGATCCGAACGAGTGA
- a CDS encoding DUF2935 domain-containing protein, with product MADGFVVRSLDEIRFWSRIMKEHSLFLKLGFRCEDTQLINEANYFFSLFERIESQAHSFSRETDPEEIRSFNTEVHQAASLIWAFKRKVLGLILQCQLPGGNNFPLLVDHVSREANYFRNRLEELNKGRLEALPDAIINENVFFLRIMADHAKFIGHLLDPSERKLVEQAREFSHDFDQLLFQAKDLESMRPQSQTVPLLDQFLDQNRVSVKSLRDFKKTARELIEACRIKSIIHPLLADHVFREAERFLFIIDLFERSLTRGSPKKGKHRPNRDN from the coding sequence TTGGCAGACGGCTTTGTCGTGCGTTCACTTGATGAAATTCGATTTTGGTCTCGTATTATGAAGGAACACTCATTGTTCTTAAAGCTTGGTTTTCGATGCGAGGACACCCAACTGATTAATGAAGCCAACTATTTCTTTAGCCTATTCGAAAGAATAGAAAGTCAAGCACATTCCTTCTCTCGGGAAACCGATCCCGAGGAAATTAGGAGTTTTAATACGGAGGTTCACCAAGCGGCTTCGCTGATTTGGGCATTTAAAAGAAAAGTCTTAGGATTAATTTTGCAATGTCAACTCCCTGGAGGAAATAACTTTCCCTTATTAGTGGACCACGTTAGTCGGGAAGCAAATTATTTCAGAAATCGATTGGAAGAACTGAATAAGGGAAGGCTTGAGGCTCTTCCCGATGCGATCATTAATGAAAATGTATTTTTCCTGCGGATCATGGCTGACCATGCCAAATTTATCGGACATCTTCTGGATCCTTCGGAAAGGAAACTGGTCGAACAGGCTCGGGAGTTCAGCCATGATTTTGATCAGCTGTTATTCCAAGCAAAAGATTTAGAGTCCATGAGGCCTCAATCACAAACGGTTCCCTTACTTGATCAGTTTTTAGATCAAAATAGGGTATCTGTAAAGTCCTTGCGGGACTTCAAAAAGACCGCACGGGAATTAATTGAGGCCTGTCGAATCAAAAGCATTATCCACCCTCTTTTGGCCGACCATGTTTTTCGTGAAGCGGAGAGGTTTTTGTTTATCATCGATCTGTTTGAAAGAAGTTTAACTAGGGGGTCTCCCAAAAAAGGAAAACACCGACCTAACAGGGATAACTGA
- a CDS encoding AAA family ATPase has translation MENPTLEPATIAIRSERVMKHLKEVVIGQERTVQLMWAAMLTGGHVLIEGVPGLGKTLLVRSLGQVIDASFARIQFTPDLMPADVTGTKVFDLQSGRFNFKQGPLFTQLLLADEINRTPPKTQSALLEAMEEGQITVDGESRPLPAPFFVVATQNPIEYEGTYPLPEAQLDRFALQLTMDYPGEEEELEVLRGHRVTTRRESALSPIVTAEEILAFRRQVERIRAEDSVIRYVASLVRATRTHPQVLLGASPRAGTSLLALSRAVAAMDARDYVTPDDVKWVIKPALRHRLIMSPDVELEGFKTDDLIEEITRSVPVPR, from the coding sequence ATGGAAAACCCAACCCTTGAGCCGGCAACGATCGCTATCCGATCCGAACGAGTGATGAAACATTTGAAAGAAGTGGTCATCGGCCAGGAACGGACCGTCCAGTTGATGTGGGCGGCAATGTTGACCGGGGGGCACGTTCTAATCGAAGGAGTTCCCGGTCTGGGAAAAACCTTGTTGGTCCGTTCCTTGGGCCAGGTGATCGACGCTTCTTTTGCCCGGATCCAATTCACCCCGGATCTGATGCCGGCAGATGTGACCGGAACCAAGGTATTTGACCTTCAGTCGGGTCGATTCAATTTTAAACAGGGACCGTTGTTTACCCAGTTGTTGCTGGCGGATGAGATCAACCGGACCCCTCCCAAGACGCAATCGGCCCTGCTGGAAGCAATGGAAGAAGGCCAGATTACCGTGGACGGGGAATCCCGTCCATTGCCCGCTCCCTTTTTCGTGGTAGCGACCCAAAACCCGATTGAATATGAAGGAACGTATCCCTTGCCGGAAGCGCAGCTAGACCGGTTTGCCCTCCAATTGACAATGGATTACCCGGGGGAAGAAGAAGAACTGGAAGTGCTCAGAGGTCATCGGGTGACCACCCGGAGGGAGTCTGCCTTAAGTCCCATTGTGACGGCGGAGGAAATACTCGCTTTTCGTCGTCAGGTGGAGAGGATCCGGGCGGAAGACTCCGTCATCCGCTATGTCGCTTCCTTGGTGCGTGCCACTCGGACTCATCCGCAGGTATTGTTGGGAGCCAGCCCCCGAGCGGGCACCAGCCTGCTCGCTTTGAGCCGGGCGGTGGCAGCCATGGACGCCAGGGATTACGTTACACCCGACGACGTCAAATGGGTGATAAAACCGGCTTTGCGCCATCGCTTGATCATGAGTCCGGATGTGGAACTGGAGGGGTTTAAAACTGATGACCTCATCGAAGAGATCACCCGTTCGGTACCGGTTCCGCGATAA
- a CDS encoding M42 family metallopeptidase, translating into MDWKRFGALTQVPGVPGAESLVSRELEKMITPLADEVIRDRLGSLFGKKSGDKNGPRVLVAGHMDEVGFMVTRITDQGFLRFQPLGGWWSQVLLAQRVEIVTREEKRIPGVIGSVPPHLLKEDDRGKPVPMDRMFIDIGLDSKEDVRNAGVHPGDFIVPVCPPVEMEGGRRLMAKAVDNRFGCALAVELLEDLQNRSHPNVVFSGATVQEEVGLRGAVTAANRVKPDVFFAVDAGPAGDTPGVADGFGELGQGVVIRLMDRSMIPLPGMRRFLIETAEEEGIPYQFFISQGGTDAGAVHKTGDGVPSAALGVCARYIHSHAAVVDKGDVEAAKAFLTALIRRLDPERLRAIQRG; encoded by the coding sequence ATGGATTGGAAACGATTTGGAGCGTTGACTCAAGTGCCGGGGGTTCCCGGAGCGGAATCGTTGGTAAGCCGGGAGCTGGAGAAGATGATCACTCCGCTGGCGGATGAGGTGATAAGGGATCGCCTCGGCAGCTTGTTCGGGAAAAAAAGCGGGGATAAAAACGGTCCTCGGGTGTTGGTTGCCGGCCACATGGATGAAGTGGGATTTATGGTAACCCGGATTACTGATCAAGGATTTTTACGGTTTCAACCCCTGGGAGGCTGGTGGAGTCAAGTGTTGCTGGCTCAGCGGGTGGAAATCGTAACCCGGGAAGAAAAACGGATCCCCGGTGTGATTGGATCTGTCCCTCCTCATTTATTAAAGGAGGATGACCGGGGAAAACCCGTTCCGATGGATCGCATGTTTATCGATATCGGATTGGATAGTAAAGAGGACGTGCGGAATGCCGGAGTCCATCCCGGAGATTTTATCGTCCCAGTTTGTCCCCCGGTGGAGATGGAAGGGGGCAGACGGCTGATGGCAAAAGCCGTGGATAACCGGTTTGGTTGCGCCCTTGCGGTGGAGTTGCTGGAAGACCTGCAAAATCGCTCCCATCCCAATGTGGTGTTTTCCGGGGCGACGGTGCAGGAAGAAGTGGGTCTGCGGGGAGCCGTAACGGCAGCCAATCGGGTGAAGCCGGATGTTTTTTTCGCCGTGGACGCCGGTCCGGCCGGCGATACGCCAGGGGTGGCGGATGGTTTTGGCGAACTGGGACAAGGGGTGGTCATTCGGTTGATGGACCGTTCGATGATTCCGTTACCCGGAATGCGCCGGTTTTTGATCGAGACGGCAGAGGAAGAGGGGATTCCGTATCAGTTTTTCATTTCCCAAGGCGGAACCGACGCCGGTGCGGTTCACAAGACGGGGGACGGGGTACCTTCGGCGGCGTTGGGAGTCTGCGCCCGTTATATCCACTCCCATGCAGCTGTGGTCGACAAAGGGGACGTGGAGGCGGCCAAAGCGTTTCTGACAGCGTTGATTCGACGGCTGGATCCGGAGCGGCTCCGCGCGATCCAACGGGGGTAG
- a CDS encoding DUF4129 domain-containing protein — MTAEYEKSREQLSEILQRDEFQSGMWWQHLLERFDQLPVIGEWSIGNWLNNLLSSLFRAGAGSGVGWLLPVLLAILLTLILWVIVKQLYLSRPAGEEESPSTAEESKALQWWERGEAHALRGEYREGIRCLFRHALETLDHREALDRRDHKTNREYREEVAVAAPIYLPVFQLLVLRFELVWYGMIEPEASDYEEYRRLCEGLTGGGTIEAG; from the coding sequence TTGACGGCGGAGTATGAAAAGTCACGGGAACAGTTATCCGAAATCCTTCAAAGGGATGAGTTCCAGTCGGGAATGTGGTGGCAACATCTGTTGGAACGGTTTGATCAATTGCCCGTGATTGGGGAATGGAGTATCGGCAACTGGCTGAATAACCTCCTTTCGTCGCTCTTCCGTGCAGGGGCGGGCAGCGGGGTGGGTTGGCTGCTTCCGGTCTTGCTGGCGATTCTCCTCACCCTGATCCTGTGGGTGATTGTAAAACAACTGTATCTCAGCCGACCTGCCGGGGAAGAAGAATCTCCTTCCACAGCGGAGGAGAGCAAGGCATTACAATGGTGGGAACGGGGAGAAGCCCATGCATTGCGGGGGGAGTATCGCGAAGGGATCCGATGTTTGTTCCGTCACGCATTGGAAACGTTGGATCACCGAGAGGCATTGGACCGGCGAGATCACAAAACCAACCGGGAGTACCGGGAAGAAGTGGCCGTGGCTGCGCCGATTTACCTGCCGGTGTTTCAATTATTGGTTTTACGGTTTGAGCTAGTGTGGTACGGCATGATCGAACCGGAGGCGTCCGACTATGAGGAGTACCGCCGTCTATGCGAGGGTCTGACAGGAGGTGGGACGATTGAAGCCGGCTAG
- a CDS encoding DUF58 domain-containing protein — translation MTSSKRSPVRYRFRDNAWLPGPRLFAALGFGLVLTLAAAMVGLHDWTALVFHLALTGLVIEEFRRMRRHGSVQLTRESDGFLELGQSNPIRIHVYNPAPWPVTCVVKDDYPEGFQLDRREMTVTVPAGETETLVYHVRPHRRGRHSFDRIHVRQRGPMGLLVRQQAAVLPEEKQVYPLLKHVRRVRGGVYKRKLSATGPHNRHGLGRGSEFAHIRDYVPDDEPRWINWTATARRGKLATNVYQPEQGQHVAILLDCGRIMGVRDGELTRLDRAVEAALAFAAIAVERGDQVSLLAFSSQVKKWVPPGKGAPHLQRIIEAVYDLEPDYVESGYRTAMESLAFHHKRRTLVALFTDASNLTFADELIEHIRVLQRRHLIMTVTMEDPQLQRECNLRPREEKEVFRKAIAQQVTEERDERLKALKRRGVITLNVAPDQLAEQVIHSFLDIKNRSLL, via the coding sequence ATGACCTCATCGAAGAGATCACCCGTTCGGTACCGGTTCCGCGATAATGCTTGGCTGCCGGGGCCGCGCCTGTTTGCCGCGCTGGGATTCGGGCTCGTCCTCACTTTGGCGGCTGCCATGGTGGGGCTTCACGACTGGACCGCTCTCGTTTTCCACCTTGCGTTGACAGGGTTGGTAATCGAGGAATTCCGACGGATGCGCCGCCATGGATCGGTTCAACTGACGCGGGAAAGCGATGGATTTCTGGAATTGGGACAATCCAACCCGATCCGGATCCATGTGTACAACCCGGCTCCCTGGCCGGTTACCTGTGTCGTCAAAGATGATTATCCCGAAGGATTCCAGTTGGATCGGAGAGAGATGACGGTAACCGTACCCGCCGGAGAGACGGAGACACTGGTCTATCACGTCCGGCCCCACCGCCGCGGCCGTCACTCGTTTGACCGCATCCATGTCAGACAAAGGGGGCCGATGGGCTTGTTGGTTCGCCAACAGGCGGCGGTCCTTCCGGAAGAAAAGCAGGTGTATCCCCTGTTAAAGCACGTGCGCCGGGTCCGGGGCGGGGTGTACAAACGGAAATTATCTGCAACCGGTCCCCACAACCGGCATGGATTGGGACGGGGATCCGAATTTGCACACATCCGGGACTATGTGCCGGATGACGAACCCCGTTGGATCAATTGGACCGCGACAGCCCGTCGCGGCAAACTGGCCACCAACGTGTACCAACCGGAACAGGGGCAGCATGTGGCCATCCTGTTGGACTGCGGGCGTATCATGGGAGTGCGGGACGGGGAACTGACCCGACTGGACCGGGCGGTGGAGGCTGCCCTGGCATTTGCGGCCATCGCAGTGGAACGGGGGGATCAGGTCAGCCTCCTCGCTTTCTCCAGTCAAGTGAAAAAATGGGTCCCCCCGGGCAAAGGAGCTCCCCATTTACAGCGGATCATTGAAGCGGTGTACGATTTGGAACCAGACTATGTGGAATCCGGCTACCGCACGGCGATGGAATCGCTGGCGTTTCACCACAAAAGGCGGACCTTGGTGGCCTTGTTCACCGATGCCAGTAACCTCACCTTTGCCGATGAACTGATCGAGCACATCCGGGTGTTGCAACGCCGCCACTTAATCATGACCGTCACGATGGAAGATCCTCAGCTGCAACGGGAGTGTAACCTTCGGCCTAGGGAAGAGAAGGAAGTCTTTCGCAAAGCGATCGCCCAACAGGTAACCGAAGAGCGGGATGAACGCTTAAAGGCGTTAAAACGCCGGGGTGTAATCACCCTGAATGTCGCTCCCGATCAGTTGGCGGAACAGGTGATTCATTCGTTTCTCGATATTAAGAATCGCAGCTTATTATAA
- a CDS encoding DUF896 domain-containing protein, which yields MITDEVIQRINELARKKKAEGLTPAEQEEQANLRKQYLQAIRGSVKSQLDQVRLVKKED from the coding sequence ATGATCACCGATGAAGTGATTCAACGCATTAATGAACTGGCACGAAAAAAGAAAGCAGAAGGGCTTACGCCGGCAGAACAGGAAGAACAAGCAAACCTGCGGAAACAGTATTTACAGGCGATCCGCGGATCCGTCAAGAGCCAATTGGATCAGGTTCGCTTGGTAAAGAAAGAAGACTAG
- a CDS encoding UDP-N-acetylmuramoyl-tripeptide--D-alanyl-D-alanine ligase, protein MFQTNLGDLSRLIEGRLLRGRPKTVVRHAAFGYTKSLRTGVVFFFHPQRSAAQQLNALRQKSSSGVIVPPSLASRVPRHHPVIVVKNPLRAIWRVTQRQRKLSRAQFIGVTGSSGKTTTKEMLASILSRQAPTLKSHSNNNLFASMPSNLIPLNGSHRYAVLEMGMASLGNIRNQCSVAKPSIGVVTQVKEAHVGSLGSSLNNVVRAKQELVDGVKPGGLLVLNADDPGSRRLSLARFRGKVITIGIKNQATLRASRIHVHRNGTNFRVGNRHYQIPIWGRHNVYNALAAIAVARHLKVPPSKIAEGLRRFSPPYMRLQPVRGKKKTLLINDAYNANPTSMIAGLRVLKQVGKGSRTFAVLGDMHELGSHSQSGHARVGKIVARLKPDHLITVGPRAATIARQAVAKGYPRHRAASFPLQLAPVRSYIVKRMTPGSVLYFKASRKVSMENLVRALRA, encoded by the coding sequence ATGTTTCAAACAAATTTAGGGGATTTGTCCCGATTGATCGAAGGTCGATTGCTGCGAGGTCGACCAAAAACAGTGGTTCGTCATGCCGCTTTCGGGTATACGAAGTCACTGCGAACAGGGGTCGTATTCTTCTTCCACCCACAACGATCAGCCGCCCAACAGTTAAATGCATTGCGTCAAAAATCCAGCTCCGGTGTCATCGTCCCCCCTTCTCTGGCTAGCCGCGTTCCCCGTCATCACCCCGTGATCGTGGTGAAAAATCCGCTCCGGGCCATTTGGAGGGTGACACAGCGTCAGCGTAAATTGAGTCGGGCTCAATTTATCGGAGTCACGGGAAGTTCAGGAAAAACCACAACAAAAGAGATGCTTGCATCCATTCTCAGCCGACAAGCTCCTACGCTAAAATCGCATTCCAACAATAATCTGTTTGCCAGCATGCCCTCCAACTTGATTCCTTTGAATGGTTCGCATCGGTATGCGGTATTGGAAATGGGGATGGCTAGTCTGGGAAACATCCGCAATCAATGTTCGGTCGCCAAGCCCTCCATCGGAGTGGTGACTCAGGTAAAGGAAGCACATGTCGGCAGTTTGGGAAGCAGCTTAAATAATGTGGTTCGGGCCAAACAGGAGTTGGTAGACGGTGTGAAACCCGGGGGATTGTTGGTTCTCAACGCGGACGATCCGGGCAGCCGACGGTTGAGTCTGGCTCGTTTTCGGGGTAAAGTAATCACCATCGGAATTAAAAACCAAGCCACCCTTCGTGCCAGCCGTATTCATGTCCACCGTAATGGAACGAATTTTCGGGTGGGAAACCGGCACTACCAAATCCCTATTTGGGGCAGACACAATGTGTACAACGCTCTGGCTGCCATTGCCGTCGCCCGTCATTTAAAGGTACCGCCTTCCAAAATAGCGGAGGGACTGCGGCGTTTCTCCCCTCCTTACATGCGCTTGCAACCGGTCCGGGGAAAGAAAAAAACCTTGTTGATCAATGACGCTTACAATGCCAATCCCACTTCCATGATCGCCGGCCTGCGTGTGCTTAAGCAAGTGGGCAAAGGTTCTCGCACGTTTGCGGTTCTTGGAGATATGCATGAATTGGGTTCTCATTCTCAATCCGGTCATGCCCGGGTAGGAAAAATAGTGGCCAGACTGAAGCCCGACCATCTGATCACCGTTGGTCCACGTGCCGCTACCATCGCCCGACAAGCAGTCGCAAAGGGATATCCGCGCCACCGTGCGGCCAGCTTCCCTCTGCAGCTGGCCCCCGTGAGGTCCTACATTGTGAAACGCATGACGCCCGGTTCCGTTCTTTACTTTAAAGCCTCCCGCAAAGTATCGATGGAGAACCTGGTGCGAGCGCTTCGCGCGTAA
- a CDS encoding transcriptional regulator encodes MLPYQELAQLNKLVHEPARLSILTALSACTMAEFLFLQELTGLTKGNLSSHLAKLEDGGLIAIDKHFVRRKIPQTTIRITAEGRAAVDNHWKRLASIHEKIRKQGAHNGHPPASFLE; translated from the coding sequence ATGTTGCCCTATCAAGAATTGGCTCAATTAAACAAATTAGTTCATGAACCGGCTCGCCTATCCATTTTAACGGCTCTGTCCGCTTGCACCATGGCGGAATTTCTCTTTCTGCAAGAGTTAACCGGATTAACCAAAGGAAACCTCTCCTCCCATCTGGCCAAGCTGGAGGATGGCGGTTTAATCGCGATCGATAAGCATTTTGTTCGCCGAAAGATTCCCCAGACAACCATCCGCATCACTGCTGAAGGTCGCGCAGCGGTGGATAACCATTGGAAACGGCTCGCTTCCATCCATGAGAAGATTCGGAAACAGGGAGCCCACAACGGCCATCCCCCCGCCTCGTTCCTCGAATAA
- a CDS encoding glycerophosphoryl diester phosphodiesterase membrane domain-containing protein encodes MRELETTPLRRWGFLEVVDGTFHIFRSRFVPVFFSTFLLVGLFQFVYEILNLQLSETLEPFTDPFLDPLPEDGMKPLGWLEGLIALLMVISFIFSYIFLHPLMRVAVSWITIRDLTEKRAVTTGEALKHAWKQGLPALLTHWLAGGMILGGLAVITAFIFIPFALLGMALGDWVIPLLLSVVFVAFLSTPLLIWVTVRLSLVFPVIVEEQTRYFAALKRSWRLTRRSFWRLLTIFLLFGVILVGFTGITGALLHLILVPGVVMGWSFLWAVEMGVALLLAGLTCLMEAVFGVLATVLYFDQRIRREGLDLEQSLRSTPEAVS; translated from the coding sequence TTGCGAGAATTGGAGACAACCCCCTTGCGACGCTGGGGGTTTTTAGAGGTAGTGGACGGTACATTCCACATTTTTCGTTCCCGGTTTGTGCCTGTGTTTTTCAGTACTTTTCTGTTGGTCGGTCTGTTTCAATTTGTGTATGAAATATTAAATTTGCAGCTATCTGAAACCTTAGAACCTTTTACAGACCCCTTTCTTGATCCATTGCCAGAAGACGGGATGAAGCCGTTGGGTTGGTTGGAAGGGTTGATCGCATTATTGATGGTGATCAGCTTCATTTTCTCCTATATTTTCTTGCACCCGCTGATGCGAGTGGCGGTTTCGTGGATTACCATTCGCGATTTAACCGAGAAGCGGGCTGTTACCACCGGGGAAGCATTAAAGCATGCTTGGAAACAGGGACTGCCCGCTTTATTAACCCATTGGTTGGCGGGAGGAATGATCCTGGGCGGTCTGGCAGTGATCACCGCTTTCATTTTTATCCCGTTCGCTTTGTTAGGCATGGCGCTGGGGGATTGGGTTATTCCCCTCCTGCTGTCAGTCGTATTTGTAGCCTTCCTGTCCACTCCCTTGCTTATATGGGTTACCGTCCGTCTATCTCTCGTGTTTCCGGTAATCGTGGAAGAACAGACGCGATATTTTGCCGCTTTGAAGCGAAGCTGGCGCTTAACCCGACGCTCCTTTTGGCGGCTGCTCACTATTTTTTTGCTGTTTGGAGTGATCTTGGTGGGGTTCACGGGGATCACCGGAGCTTTGTTACACCTGATCCTGGTACCTGGAGTGGTGATGGGATGGTCATTCCTGTGGGCGGTGGAAATGGGGGTGGCGCTCTTGCTGGCCGGGCTGACCTGTTTGATGGAGGCTGTCTTCGGGGTGTTGGCCACCGTTTTGTACTTTGATCAGCGTATCCGCCGGGAGGGGTTGGACTTGGAACAATCGCTCCGGTCGACTCCGGAAGCAGTGAGTTAA